From Corvus cornix cornix isolate S_Up_H32 chromosome 6, ASM73873v5, whole genome shotgun sequence, one genomic window encodes:
- the LOC109146121 gene encoding translation initiation factor IF-2-like: MEILWSFLILLLYCLSRCNSRVRAGPGLPLRPGAGHRGRQRPAVTAGGCAGAARAAAAPSSPGTPEPPRRRWGDSFPSRAPCGARPGSSASAFPARGRAEPGAGARPAGPAGSSPGGQRGRGAGPDPSPRPALGARPGSHPRRGVAGPTGGLTASTACCRMEVNLENILSRDCSSRCREDLESSSIRRRRRSRREEGFISPPNQIRQRKRSSLPFYSATGKAEAWRATDQVPGGSKY; encoded by the exons ATGGAAATCCTGTGGAGTTTCCTGATTCTCCTCCTTTATTGTTTGTCTCGCTGTAACAGCCGGGtgagggccgggccggggctaCCCCTCAGGCCCGGCGCGGGGCACCGGGGCCGGCAGCGCCCGGCGGTGACAGCCGGAGGCTGTGCCGGGGCCGCCCGGGCTGCAGccgctccctcctcccccgGCACCCCCGAGCCTCCACGGCGGCGCTGGGGCGATTCGTTCCCTTCCCGTGCTCCCTGCGGGGCCCGCCCGGGCAGCTCGGCCTCCGCCTTCCCAGCCCGCGGCAGGGCCGAGCCGGGAGCGGGTGCGCGCCCTGCGGGGCCCGCCGGCAGCAGCCCCggggggcagaggggaaggggcGCCGGGCCCGATCCgagcccccgccccgcgctcgGCGCTAGGCCCGGATCGCATCCCCGGCGCGGAGTGGCCGGGCCCACCGGCGGCCTTACCGCCTCCACGGCGTGCTGCAGGATGGAGGTGAACTTGGAGAACATCCTGTCCCGCGACTGCAGCAGCCGCTGCCGGGAGGACCTCGAGAGCTCCTCGatccgccgccgccgccgctccaGG AGAGAAGAGGGCTTTATTTCACCTCCGAATCAAATACGTCAGAGAAAAAGATCATCCCTCCCATTTTACAGTgccacaggaaaagcagag GCATGGAGAGCTACAGACCAAGTACCTGGTGGAAGTAAATACTAG